In the Festucalex cinctus isolate MCC-2025b chromosome 10, RoL_Fcin_1.0, whole genome shotgun sequence genome, one interval contains:
- the tmem47 gene encoding transmembrane protein 47 → MSSSVSGTEEVRVSALTPLKLVGLLCVFLALCLDVGAVLSPAWVTADKQYYLSLWESCWKPVSSAQWSCNSTLAADWQIATLALLLGGAALTLLSFLVALVALCCSSRSRCYKPVAIMLFSAVVLQTCSLVLFPIKFIEAVTLRVYHEFNWGYGLGWGSTIFSFGGAILYCLNSKNYEDYY, encoded by the exons ATGTCTTCATCCGTGAGCGGGACGGAGGAGGTGCGCGTGTCGGCGTTGACGCCCCTGAAGTTGGTGGGGCTGCTTTGCGTCTTCCTCGCCCTGTGCCTGGACGTGGGAGCCGTCCTGAGCCCGGCGTGGGTCACGGCGGACAAGCAGTACTACCTGTCCCTGTGGGAGTCCTGCTGGAAGCCCGTCAGCTCGGCGCAGTGGTCCTGCAACAGCACGCTGGCCGCCG ACTGGCAGATCGCCACGCTGGCCCTGCTGCTGGGAGGGGCCGCGCTCACCCTGCTGTCCTTCCTCGTGGCCCTCGTGGCCCTGTGCTGCAGCTCCAGGAGCCGCTGCTACAAGCCCGTGGCCATCATGCTCTTCTCTGCAG TGGTCCTCCAGACATGCAGCCTAGTTTTGTTCCCCATCAAGTTCATCGAGGCGGTCACTCTGAGGGTGTACCACGAGTTCAACTGGGGGTACGGCCTCGGGTGGGGGTCCACCATTTTCTCCTTTGGAGGGGCCATTCTCTATTGCCTCAACTCCAAGAACTACGAAGACTACTATTAG
- the tab3 gene encoding TGF-beta-activated kinase 1 and MAP3K7-binding protein 3 → MAQGGSQLDYHILQDLKQRFPEIPEGVVSQCLLQNNNNLDLCCHLLAQESNRYLYGEFHHSPEEGRLGRNHMLHISLGYPGSEASKPNGGAGRSLVHSTSDSHIDPQRPSYPEPLSAPATMAPSPGFNPFFINDHGRSASTPTPPPTIPGMSPTFSPVSRYTMNPITVTLSQSIPNAPQALQITPGHYANSSNTTLYIRPSPSQSPQPSPWSSSGTSVYHHQQSPYSTPTYGSPYSSPQHQPQPQPQPQPQPQQTSQHQQYVFHPITSPTLPSMPYHHQPQPQQQTPVYRPYHPKSSLKNQIEITLEGPRPRSNSPVHTPHPQGALYMVPSTSPGSPSRGVSMSVTGASPFHPGIYLPHHGPVRPRPSSSPQPGQSAYTFKIKVSPGGQAQRPLSSPPVAEAESLLNIVDHGANSAAPPPILPISALPGNVASHLQQMPRRSSSGSDDYAYTQALLLHQRARMERLLKELLHERQKLEHLKSDVNNMEYDALQRRFRRVSSTSFIPRPEEMTRLRSLNRQLQIDIDCTLKETDLLQSRGKFDPQAMNNFYDNIQPGPVVPPKPGKKGDHFPKPVPGPQRDEDFEGAQWSCDSCTFLNHPALNRCEQCEMPRYT, encoded by the exons AACAACAATAACCTggatctctgctgccacctgctggcccagGAGAGTAATCGATACCTCTACGGCGAGTTCCATCACAGTCCAGAGGAGGGGCGCTTGGGCCGAAATCACATGCTGCACATAAGCCTGGGCTACCCGGGCTCGGAAGCAAGCAAGCCGAATGGAGGAGCGGGACGTTCCCTCGTTCACAGCACAAGTGACAGTCACATTGACCCCCAGAGACCCAGTTACCCTGAACCGCTGTCGGCGCCCGCCACAATGGCCCCCTCCCCGGGTTTCAATCCTTTTTTCATAAACGACCACGGCCGTTCAGCCAGCACTCCCACTCCTCCACCGACAATTCCGGGTATGTCCCCCACATTCTCCCCTGTCTCCCGGTATACTATGAACCCTATCACCGTCACGCTTTCGCAAAGTATACCCAATGCCCCGCAGGCTCTGCAGATAACCCCTGGGCACTATGCTAACAGCAGCAACACCACACTTTATATTCGACCCTCACCCTCCCAGAGCCCTCAGCCGTCACCGTGGTCCTCCTCAGGCACCTCCGTTTATCACCATCAGCAGTCTCCTTATAGCACCCCCACGTATGGCTCTCCTTACAGCTCCCCCCAGCATCAGCCCCAGCCCCAGCCCCAGCCCCAGCCCCAGCCCCAGCAGACATCCCAGCACCAGCAATATGTCTTCCACCCTATTACCTCTCCAACCCTCCCCAGCATGCCCTACCATCACCAGCCCCAACCCCAGCAGCAGACCCCCGTTTACAGGCCCTATCACCCAAAAAGCTCCCTTAAGAACCAGATAGAGATTACTCTGGAGGGCCCACGGCCTCGCAGCAATTCCCCTGTgcacaccccccacccccagggAGCCCTTTATATGGTCCCCAGTACGTCACCCGGCTCCCCTTCGAGGGGCGTCTCAATGTCCGTGACCGGAGCATCACCTTTCCACCCGGGAATATACCTGCCGCATCACGGCCCCGTAAGGCCCCGGCCCAGCTCCTCGCCTCAGCCGGGCCAGTCGGCCTACACCTTCAAAATCAAAGTGTCCCCCGGAGGGCAGGCCCAGAGACCACTCAGCTCACCTCCCGTGGCAGAGGCGGAATCGTTGCTTAACATCGTCGACCACGGGGCTAACAGCGCCGCCCCTCCGCCCATCCTCCCCATCTCGGCTCTACCGGGGAACGTCGCCAGTCACTTGCAACAGATGCCCCGACGTTCAAGCTCAGGCTCTGATGACTATGCTTACACTCAAG CTCTCCTGCTTCACCAGCGAGCCAGGATGGAGCGTCTTCTGAAGGAGTTGCTGcacgagaggcagaaactggAGCATCTCAAGTCGGACGTCAACAACATGGAATACGACGCTCTGCAGAGACGCTTCCGAAGAGTCAGCTCCACCAGCTTTATTCCCAGA CCCGAGGAGATGACTCGATTGCGGAGTCTTAACAGACAGCTTCAGATTGATATCGACTGCACCCTGAAGGAGACAGATTTGCTGCAATCCAGAG GGAAGTTTGATCCACAAGCGATGAACAACTTCTACGACAACATTCAGCCTGGCCCGGTGGTGCCACCCAAGCCAGGAAAGAAAG GGGACCATTTTCCCAAGCCAGTGCCGGGGCCACAGAGGGACGAGGACTTTGAAGGTGCTCAGTGGAGCTGCGACAGCTGCACCTTCCTCAACCATCCTGCTCTCAACCGCTGTGAACAATGCGAGATGCCGCGCTACACATGA